One region of Luteolibacter yonseiensis genomic DNA includes:
- a CDS encoding CorA family divalent cation transporter — MEKAVYIPKTWALPDSIRKRLGESVGKQRLMNEEGHLLLLLHQVPRAEDDEVRTAVVIWRNPAGEWKSAPAAGGLTGLEAHIASYRTAIHQLDEEVEAAKTARQYFEIMRRMHPLQRATRSMLEVVQATRQALPDDTRIINMRDQAADLERGIELVAADAKAGMEFTVAESATQQAHAADVANEEARRLNRLAAFFLPLATLVAVFGMNPPETLYNQTGFWTVLAAGVMLGFFVHAVVGRRNRNNR; from the coding sequence ATGGAAAAAGCCGTTTACATTCCCAAGACCTGGGCTCTGCCGGATTCGATCCGCAAACGTCTTGGCGAGTCGGTCGGCAAGCAGCGTCTGATGAACGAGGAAGGGCATCTCCTCCTGCTTCTCCACCAAGTCCCGCGTGCGGAGGACGACGAAGTCCGCACGGCGGTGGTCATCTGGAGAAATCCGGCGGGCGAGTGGAAAAGCGCGCCCGCGGCGGGCGGCCTGACCGGGCTGGAAGCCCACATCGCCTCCTACCGCACCGCCATCCACCAGCTTGACGAGGAGGTGGAAGCCGCCAAAACGGCGCGGCAGTATTTCGAAATCATGCGCCGCATGCACCCGCTGCAACGGGCGACCCGCAGCATGCTCGAGGTGGTGCAGGCGACCCGCCAGGCCCTGCCGGACGATACCCGCATCATCAACATGCGGGACCAGGCGGCGGATCTCGAGCGCGGGATCGAGCTTGTCGCGGCGGATGCGAAAGCGGGCATGGAGTTCACCGTCGCCGAGTCCGCCACCCAGCAGGCCCATGCGGCGGACGTGGCGAACGAGGAAGCGCGCCGTTTGAACCGGCTTGCGGCTTTTTTCCTGCCGCTCGCCACGCTTGTCGCCGTTTTCGGAATGAATCCGCCGGAAACCCTTTATAACCAGACCGGTTTCTGGACGGTTCTCGCGGCAGGCGTCATGCTCGGCTTCTTCGTGCACGCCGTCGTCGGCAGGAGAAATCGCAACAACCGCTGA
- a CDS encoding lysophospholipid acyltransferase family protein, with protein MSKPKSTEIQGNRKAEILGTLAGWLMRVWSKTLRFEIYDRCGVITAHDPIRPVIYALWHNRIFTMPPIWWRTGGNLRKSVVLTSASKDGAILAKAMSVFGLGAVRGSSSRRAVAALIGMKRSLQEGYDVCITPDGPRGPRYSFHPGIIKLAQSTGAPIVPIHLKFTEAWHVNSWDRLVIPKPFSEVDVTFDELIFIPAKLDETEFLAQVERVKNILLAGADDL; from the coding sequence ATGAGCAAACCCAAAAGCACCGAGATCCAAGGAAACCGCAAGGCGGAGATCCTCGGCACCCTCGCGGGCTGGCTCATGCGTGTGTGGTCGAAGACCCTGCGTTTTGAAATCTACGACCGCTGCGGAGTCATCACCGCGCACGACCCCATCCGCCCCGTCATCTACGCCCTCTGGCACAACCGCATTTTCACCATGCCTCCGATCTGGTGGCGCACGGGTGGGAATCTCAGGAAATCCGTGGTTCTCACGAGCGCCAGCAAGGATGGTGCGATCCTGGCGAAAGCCATGTCGGTCTTCGGACTCGGTGCGGTGCGCGGTTCGTCCTCGCGCCGGGCGGTGGCGGCCTTGATCGGCATGAAGCGGTCCCTGCAGGAAGGCTATGACGTGTGCATCACTCCCGACGGCCCGCGCGGTCCGCGCTACAGCTTCCACCCGGGGATCATCAAGCTGGCGCAATCCACCGGAGCTCCCATTGTCCCGATCCACCTGAAATTCACCGAGGCCTGGCATGTGAACTCCTGGGACCGTCTCGTCATTCCCAAGCCGTTCAGCGAAGTGGACGTCACATTCGACGAACTCATCTTCATCCCCGCCAAGCTCGACGAAACGGAATTTCTCGCCCAGGTGGAACGGGTGAAAAACATCCTGCTCGCCGGAGCTGACGATCTCTGA
- the folD gene encoding bifunctional methylenetetrahydrofolate dehydrogenase/methenyltetrahydrofolate cyclohydrolase FolD has protein sequence MNTPKILDGKAVAAAVLDECRAETAELLAKGIQPGLAVVLVGADPASQVYVGSKARTCAELGFHSVKIELPAETTQEELLQVVKDLNADPKVHGILVQSPPPKHIDEEAIIRAIDPRKDVDGFHPENVAKLVLEDPTGFVPCTPAGCMKLLEVSGIDTNGAEAVVIGRSMIVGKPMALLLVAKNSNATVTIAHSRSKDLPGICRRADILIAAVGRPEMVKADWVKPGAVVIDVGINRVEDSSKKSGYRLTGDVAYSEVAPLTSAITPVPGGVGPMTIAMLMKNTLQAARQFGV, from the coding sequence ATGAACACGCCGAAAATTCTCGATGGAAAAGCCGTAGCCGCCGCAGTGCTCGACGAGTGCCGCGCCGAAACCGCCGAACTTCTCGCCAAAGGCATCCAGCCCGGACTGGCCGTCGTGCTCGTCGGCGCCGATCCCGCATCGCAGGTCTATGTCGGATCGAAGGCCCGCACCTGCGCCGAACTGGGGTTCCACTCGGTGAAGATCGAACTGCCTGCGGAAACCACTCAGGAAGAACTGCTCCAGGTCGTGAAAGACCTCAATGCGGACCCGAAGGTCCACGGCATCCTCGTCCAGTCACCTCCGCCGAAACACATTGATGAGGAAGCCATCATCCGCGCCATCGATCCGCGCAAGGATGTGGACGGATTCCACCCGGAAAACGTCGCCAAGCTCGTGCTGGAAGATCCCACCGGCTTCGTCCCCTGCACGCCGGCGGGCTGCATGAAGCTATTGGAAGTTTCCGGCATCGACACCAATGGCGCGGAAGCCGTCGTCATCGGCCGCAGCATGATCGTCGGCAAGCCGATGGCGCTGCTGCTCGTCGCGAAAAACTCGAACGCCACCGTCACCATCGCCCACTCCCGTTCGAAAGATCTGCCCGGCATCTGCCGCCGCGCGGACATCCTCATCGCCGCCGTGGGCCGCCCTGAGATGGTGAAAGCGGATTGGGTGAAACCCGGCGCCGTCGTCATCGATGTCGGCATCAACCGCGTCGAGGATTCCTCGAAAAAATCCGGCTACCGTCTGACCGGTGACGTCGCTTATTCCGAGGTCGCTCCGCTCACCTCGGCCATCACCCCCGTCCCCGGCGGCGTCGGCCCGATGACCATCGCCATGCTGATGAAGAACACGCTGCAGGCGGCGAGACAGTTCGGGGTGTGA